The following proteins are co-located in the Vicugna pacos chromosome 3, VicPac4, whole genome shotgun sequence genome:
- the CCNI2 gene encoding cyclin-I2 isoform X4 — MASGGQPPPQTLASEVGPVQRPGESPDATALRCLLSPPPWEVSLPAASRSFPEAYQRGAARLPAPSGTGPRLRATQARQAARPVPALAMWKPPPPPRDLGQCLLEPKDWAGAVDERQLDAHLTQALGREARLWRGGQLQAPVLARGPPRSTFVPVLTRAPDAAGFRLHPGSGEPHPGVSTFPRCVPCTRQEAALSGILTETQVEICDAFQEVMLWLLRIENIFDFSQTTFNLALSIFSRLMVSVKIKKHLLHCVTITSLRLAAKVNEEEELIPRI, encoded by the exons ATGGCCTCCGGCGGGCAGCCCCCGCCGCAGACATTGGCCTCGGAGGTAGGACCTGTCCAGCGTCCAGGCGAGAGTCCGGACGCAACGGCCCTTCGCTGTCTTCTCTCGCCGCCTCCGTGGGAAGTGTCTCTCCCCGCGGCGAGCCGAAGTTTCCCGGAGGCGTACCAGCGTGGAGCGGCCCGGCTCCCCGCACCGTCCGGGACCGGACCGAGGTTGAGGGCAACGCAGGCTCGGCAAGCTGCGCGCCCCGTCCCAGCCCTCGCTATGTGGAAGCCACCCCCGCCGCCCCGCGACCTAGGCCAGTGCCTCCTGGAGCCGAAAGACTGGGCAGGCGCTGTGGACGAGCGCCAGCTGGACGCCCACTTGACGCAGGCCCTGGGCCGCGAGGCGCGCCTGTGGCGGGGCGGCCAACTCCAGGCCCCGGTCCTCGCGCGGGGCCCTCCCAGGAGCACGTTCGTCCCCGTCCTCACGCGCGCACCGGACGCGGCCGGGTTCCGCCTGCACCCTGGCTCAGGTGAGCCGCACCCTGGAGTCAGCACCTTCCCCAGGTGCGTCCCCTGCACGAGACAAGAGGCGGCACTCTCCGGGATTCTCACTGAAACG CAAGTGGAGATCTGCGACGCCTTCCAGGAAGTCATGTTATGGCTCCTGAGAATTGAGAACATCTTTGACTTCTCCCAGACCACTTTTAACCTGGCTCTTAGTATCTTCAGTCGCCTCATGGTTTCAGTCAAG ATAAAAAAGCATTTACTCCATTGTGTCACAATTACTTCCTTAAGACTTGCTGCAAAAGTTAACGAAGAGGAGGAG ttAATTCCACGCATATAA
- the CCNI2 gene encoding cyclin-I2 isoform X6: protein MASGGQPPPQTLASEVGPVQRPGESPDATALRCLLSPPPWEVSLPAASRSFPEAYQRGAARLPAPSGTGPRLRATQARQAARPVPALAMWKPPPPPRDLGQCLLEPKDWAGAVDERQLDAHLTQALGREARLWRGGQLQAPVLARGPPRSTFVPVLTRAPDAAGFRLHPGSGEPHPGVSTFPRCVPCTRQEAALSGILTETIKKHLLHCVTITSLRLAAKVNEEEELIPRI from the exons ATGGCCTCCGGCGGGCAGCCCCCGCCGCAGACATTGGCCTCGGAGGTAGGACCTGTCCAGCGTCCAGGCGAGAGTCCGGACGCAACGGCCCTTCGCTGTCTTCTCTCGCCGCCTCCGTGGGAAGTGTCTCTCCCCGCGGCGAGCCGAAGTTTCCCGGAGGCGTACCAGCGTGGAGCGGCCCGGCTCCCCGCACCGTCCGGGACCGGACCGAGGTTGAGGGCAACGCAGGCTCGGCAAGCTGCGCGCCCCGTCCCAGCCCTCGCTATGTGGAAGCCACCCCCGCCGCCCCGCGACCTAGGCCAGTGCCTCCTGGAGCCGAAAGACTGGGCAGGCGCTGTGGACGAGCGCCAGCTGGACGCCCACTTGACGCAGGCCCTGGGCCGCGAGGCGCGCCTGTGGCGGGGCGGCCAACTCCAGGCCCCGGTCCTCGCGCGGGGCCCTCCCAGGAGCACGTTCGTCCCCGTCCTCACGCGCGCACCGGACGCGGCCGGGTTCCGCCTGCACCCTGGCTCAGGTGAGCCGCACCCTGGAGTCAGCACCTTCCCCAGGTGCGTCCCCTGCACGAGACAAGAGGCGGCACTCTCCGGGATTCTCACTGAAACG ATAAAAAAGCATTTACTCCATTGTGTCACAATTACTTCCTTAAGACTTGCTGCAAAAGTTAACGAAGAGGAGGAG ttAATTCCACGCATATAA
- the CCNI2 gene encoding cyclin-I2 isoform X2: MASGGQPPPQTLASEVGPVQRPGESPDATALRCLLSPPPWEVSLPAASRSFPEAYQRGAARLPAPSGTGPRLRATQARQAARPVPALAMWKPPPPPRDLGQCLLEPKDWAGAVDERQLDAHLTQALGREARLWRGGQLQAPVLARGPPRSTFVPVLTRAPDAAGFRLHPGSGEPHPGVSTFPRCVPCTRQEAALSGILTETQVEICDAFQEVMLWLLRIENIFDFSQTTFNLALSIFSRLMVSVKIKKHLLHCVTITSLRLAAKVNEEEEVCIPGSSFSAAFEVSGCVTLGALKFPES; the protein is encoded by the exons ATGGCCTCCGGCGGGCAGCCCCCGCCGCAGACATTGGCCTCGGAGGTAGGACCTGTCCAGCGTCCAGGCGAGAGTCCGGACGCAACGGCCCTTCGCTGTCTTCTCTCGCCGCCTCCGTGGGAAGTGTCTCTCCCCGCGGCGAGCCGAAGTTTCCCGGAGGCGTACCAGCGTGGAGCGGCCCGGCTCCCCGCACCGTCCGGGACCGGACCGAGGTTGAGGGCAACGCAGGCTCGGCAAGCTGCGCGCCCCGTCCCAGCCCTCGCTATGTGGAAGCCACCCCCGCCGCCCCGCGACCTAGGCCAGTGCCTCCTGGAGCCGAAAGACTGGGCAGGCGCTGTGGACGAGCGCCAGCTGGACGCCCACTTGACGCAGGCCCTGGGCCGCGAGGCGCGCCTGTGGCGGGGCGGCCAACTCCAGGCCCCGGTCCTCGCGCGGGGCCCTCCCAGGAGCACGTTCGTCCCCGTCCTCACGCGCGCACCGGACGCGGCCGGGTTCCGCCTGCACCCTGGCTCAGGTGAGCCGCACCCTGGAGTCAGCACCTTCCCCAGGTGCGTCCCCTGCACGAGACAAGAGGCGGCACTCTCCGGGATTCTCACTGAAACG CAAGTGGAGATCTGCGACGCCTTCCAGGAAGTCATGTTATGGCTCCTGAGAATTGAGAACATCTTTGACTTCTCCCAGACCACTTTTAACCTGGCTCTTAGTATCTTCAGTCGCCTCATGGTTTCAGTCAAG ATAAAAAAGCATTTACTCCATTGTGTCACAATTACTTCCTTAAGACTTGCTGCAAAAGTTAACGAAGAGGAGGAGGTATGCATCCCTGGAAGTTCATTCTCAGCTGCTTTCGAAGTATCAGGGTGTGTAACACTGGGAGCACTCAAGTTTCCTGAAAG ttAA
- the CCNI2 gene encoding cyclin-I2 isoform X3: MASGGQPPPQTLASEVGPVQRPGESPDATALRCLLSPPPWEVSLPAASRSFPEAYQRGAARLPAPSGTGPRLRATQARQAARPVPALAMWKPPPPPRDLGQCLLEPKDWAGAVDERQLDAHLTQALGREARLWRGGQLQAPVLARGPPRSTFVPVLTRAPDAAGFRLHPGSGEPHPGVSTFPRCVPCTRQEAALSGILTETQVEICDAFQEVMLWLLRIENIFDFSQTTFNLALSIFSRLMVSVKIKKHLLHCVTITSLRLAAKVNEEEEVCIPGSSFSAAFEVSG, from the exons ATGGCCTCCGGCGGGCAGCCCCCGCCGCAGACATTGGCCTCGGAGGTAGGACCTGTCCAGCGTCCAGGCGAGAGTCCGGACGCAACGGCCCTTCGCTGTCTTCTCTCGCCGCCTCCGTGGGAAGTGTCTCTCCCCGCGGCGAGCCGAAGTTTCCCGGAGGCGTACCAGCGTGGAGCGGCCCGGCTCCCCGCACCGTCCGGGACCGGACCGAGGTTGAGGGCAACGCAGGCTCGGCAAGCTGCGCGCCCCGTCCCAGCCCTCGCTATGTGGAAGCCACCCCCGCCGCCCCGCGACCTAGGCCAGTGCCTCCTGGAGCCGAAAGACTGGGCAGGCGCTGTGGACGAGCGCCAGCTGGACGCCCACTTGACGCAGGCCCTGGGCCGCGAGGCGCGCCTGTGGCGGGGCGGCCAACTCCAGGCCCCGGTCCTCGCGCGGGGCCCTCCCAGGAGCACGTTCGTCCCCGTCCTCACGCGCGCACCGGACGCGGCCGGGTTCCGCCTGCACCCTGGCTCAGGTGAGCCGCACCCTGGAGTCAGCACCTTCCCCAGGTGCGTCCCCTGCACGAGACAAGAGGCGGCACTCTCCGGGATTCTCACTGAAACG CAAGTGGAGATCTGCGACGCCTTCCAGGAAGTCATGTTATGGCTCCTGAGAATTGAGAACATCTTTGACTTCTCCCAGACCACTTTTAACCTGGCTCTTAGTATCTTCAGTCGCCTCATGGTTTCAGTCAAG ATAAAAAAGCATTTACTCCATTGTGTCACAATTACTTCCTTAAGACTTGCTGCAAAAGTTAACGAAGAGGAGGAGGTATGCATCCCTGGAAGTTCATTCTCAGCTGCTTTCGAAGTATCAGG ttAA
- the CCNI2 gene encoding cyclin-I2 isoform X5, which produces MASGGQPPPQTLASEVGPVQRPGESPDATALRCLLSPPPWEVSLPAASRSFPEAYQRGAARLPAPSGTGPRLRATQARQAARPVPALAMWKPPPPPRDLGQCLLEPKDWAGAVDERQLDAHLTQALGREARLWRGGQLQAPVLARGPPRSTFVPVLTRAPDAAGFRLHPGSGEPHPGVSTFPRCVPCTRQEAALSGILTETIKKHLLHCVTITSLRLAAKVNEEEEVCIPGSSFSAAFEVSGCVTLGALKFPERIVEPPPFLQGLPRLISGTKGA; this is translated from the exons ATGGCCTCCGGCGGGCAGCCCCCGCCGCAGACATTGGCCTCGGAGGTAGGACCTGTCCAGCGTCCAGGCGAGAGTCCGGACGCAACGGCCCTTCGCTGTCTTCTCTCGCCGCCTCCGTGGGAAGTGTCTCTCCCCGCGGCGAGCCGAAGTTTCCCGGAGGCGTACCAGCGTGGAGCGGCCCGGCTCCCCGCACCGTCCGGGACCGGACCGAGGTTGAGGGCAACGCAGGCTCGGCAAGCTGCGCGCCCCGTCCCAGCCCTCGCTATGTGGAAGCCACCCCCGCCGCCCCGCGACCTAGGCCAGTGCCTCCTGGAGCCGAAAGACTGGGCAGGCGCTGTGGACGAGCGCCAGCTGGACGCCCACTTGACGCAGGCCCTGGGCCGCGAGGCGCGCCTGTGGCGGGGCGGCCAACTCCAGGCCCCGGTCCTCGCGCGGGGCCCTCCCAGGAGCACGTTCGTCCCCGTCCTCACGCGCGCACCGGACGCGGCCGGGTTCCGCCTGCACCCTGGCTCAGGTGAGCCGCACCCTGGAGTCAGCACCTTCCCCAGGTGCGTCCCCTGCACGAGACAAGAGGCGGCACTCTCCGGGATTCTCACTGAAACG ATAAAAAAGCATTTACTCCATTGTGTCACAATTACTTCCTTAAGACTTGCTGCAAAAGTTAACGAAGAGGAGGAGGTATGCATCCCTGGAAGTTCATTCTCAGCTGCTTTCGAAGTATCAGGGTGTGTAACACTGGGAGCACTCAAGTTTCCTGAAAG GATAGTGGAACCACCGCCATTTCTACAAGGACTCCCTCGGCTGATCTCAGGAACCAAGGGTGCCTGA
- the CCNI2 gene encoding cyclin-I2 isoform X1 encodes MASGGQPPPQTLASEVGPVQRPGESPDATALRCLLSPPPWEVSLPAASRSFPEAYQRGAARLPAPSGTGPRLRATQARQAARPVPALAMWKPPPPPRDLGQCLLEPKDWAGAVDERQLDAHLTQALGREARLWRGGQLQAPVLARGPPRSTFVPVLTRAPDAAGFRLHPGSGEPHPGVSTFPRCVPCTRQEAALSGILTETQVEICDAFQEVMLWLLRIENIFDFSQTTFNLALSIFSRLMVSVKIKKHLLHCVTITSLRLAAKVNEEEEVCIPGSSFSAAFEVSGCVTLGALKFPERIVEPPPFLQGLPRLISGTKGA; translated from the exons ATGGCCTCCGGCGGGCAGCCCCCGCCGCAGACATTGGCCTCGGAGGTAGGACCTGTCCAGCGTCCAGGCGAGAGTCCGGACGCAACGGCCCTTCGCTGTCTTCTCTCGCCGCCTCCGTGGGAAGTGTCTCTCCCCGCGGCGAGCCGAAGTTTCCCGGAGGCGTACCAGCGTGGAGCGGCCCGGCTCCCCGCACCGTCCGGGACCGGACCGAGGTTGAGGGCAACGCAGGCTCGGCAAGCTGCGCGCCCCGTCCCAGCCCTCGCTATGTGGAAGCCACCCCCGCCGCCCCGCGACCTAGGCCAGTGCCTCCTGGAGCCGAAAGACTGGGCAGGCGCTGTGGACGAGCGCCAGCTGGACGCCCACTTGACGCAGGCCCTGGGCCGCGAGGCGCGCCTGTGGCGGGGCGGCCAACTCCAGGCCCCGGTCCTCGCGCGGGGCCCTCCCAGGAGCACGTTCGTCCCCGTCCTCACGCGCGCACCGGACGCGGCCGGGTTCCGCCTGCACCCTGGCTCAGGTGAGCCGCACCCTGGAGTCAGCACCTTCCCCAGGTGCGTCCCCTGCACGAGACAAGAGGCGGCACTCTCCGGGATTCTCACTGAAACG CAAGTGGAGATCTGCGACGCCTTCCAGGAAGTCATGTTATGGCTCCTGAGAATTGAGAACATCTTTGACTTCTCCCAGACCACTTTTAACCTGGCTCTTAGTATCTTCAGTCGCCTCATGGTTTCAGTCAAG ATAAAAAAGCATTTACTCCATTGTGTCACAATTACTTCCTTAAGACTTGCTGCAAAAGTTAACGAAGAGGAGGAGGTATGCATCCCTGGAAGTTCATTCTCAGCTGCTTTCGAAGTATCAGGGTGTGTAACACTGGGAGCACTCAAGTTTCCTGAAAG GATAGTGGAACCACCGCCATTTCTACAAGGACTCCCTCGGCTGATCTCAGGAACCAAGGGTGCCTGA